In Herbaspirillum sp. WKF16, one genomic interval encodes:
- a CDS encoding putative bifunctional diguanylate cyclase/phosphodiesterase, which translates to MKTAALSVFPDGQSPSMQSIPRSPRLLETLLVNLDGVVYRCRDDAQWSMEFVSEGCLELTGYLPEDLLLNQRLSFVDLIHQDDREMVRIHVEDCLRGRHRIDVEYRIVRADGVVRWVWGRGVGIYGGAGKVEAIEGFMQDITERKEAAQALQEAERRYRSIFENAIEGVFQTTPDGTYIAVNPALARIYGYRSPEDLIVGLRDIRHQLYVEPERRSEFMRLMEERGSVSNFESRVYRRDGDIIWISENARAVCDEAGNLVCYEGTVEAITERKLYEAEIRHQATHDALTGLPNRNMLHDHLQRAIAGARQKSGLTAVAFVDLDQFKFINDSLGHQVGDELLKTVAQRLQSCLRDSDMVARQGGDEFVLVLQNQTGEAGIAEVMQRILAAVSRPWQAGDREFHITSSIGVSRYPADGRDVETLLKNADSAMYKAKEQGRNNFQFFAPWMDTQVSNRLEMLISLRRALDQQEFKLYYQPKLSLKDGRIIGAEALIRWDSPEQGMVPPDRFIPFAEEAGLIVPIGEWVLRTACRQNKAWQDAGLPPIPVAVNLSPRQMNQALPEFVAGVLAQSGLSAAWLELEITENVVMKDAEKTVATLHTLKRLGLQISVDDFGTGYSSLSYLRRFPVDALKIDKSFVRDIARDADSAAIVKAVISLAHILNLRVIAEGVEDEEQHAFLRENGCDQVQGYYFGKPMSADDFTARLELEARRLSGD; encoded by the coding sequence ATGAAAACAGCAGCTTTATCGGTCTTTCCCGACGGACAGTCGCCGTCGATGCAGTCCATTCCGCGTTCGCCGCGCCTGCTCGAAACCCTGCTGGTCAATCTCGACGGCGTGGTCTATCGCTGCCGCGACGATGCGCAATGGAGCATGGAATTCGTCAGCGAAGGCTGCCTGGAACTGACCGGCTACCTGCCGGAGGACCTGCTGCTGAACCAGCGGCTGTCCTTCGTCGACCTGATCCACCAGGATGACCGCGAGATGGTGCGCATCCATGTGGAAGATTGCCTGCGCGGCAGGCATCGCATCGACGTCGAGTACCGCATCGTGCGCGCCGACGGCGTGGTGCGCTGGGTGTGGGGGCGCGGCGTGGGCATTTACGGCGGCGCCGGCAAGGTCGAGGCGATTGAAGGCTTCATGCAGGACATCACCGAACGCAAGGAAGCCGCGCAGGCGCTGCAAGAGGCCGAACGCCGCTATCGCAGCATCTTCGAGAACGCCATCGAGGGGGTGTTCCAGACCACGCCGGACGGCACCTACATCGCGGTCAACCCGGCGCTGGCGCGCATCTATGGCTACCGCTCGCCGGAAGACCTGATCGTCGGCCTGCGCGACATCCGCCACCAGCTCTACGTCGAGCCGGAGCGGCGCAGCGAATTCATGCGGCTGATGGAGGAGCGCGGCTCGGTGTCCAATTTCGAGTCGCGCGTGTACCGCCGCGACGGCGACATCATCTGGATCTCGGAGAACGCGCGCGCGGTCTGCGATGAGGCCGGCAACCTGGTCTGCTACGAGGGCACGGTGGAAGCCATCACCGAGCGCAAGCTCTACGAGGCCGAGATCCGCCACCAGGCCACGCACGACGCGCTGACCGGGCTGCCCAACCGCAACATGTTGCACGACCACCTGCAGCGCGCCATCGCCGGCGCGCGCCAGAAAAGCGGGCTGACCGCGGTGGCCTTCGTCGATCTCGACCAGTTCAAGTTCATCAACGACAGCCTGGGCCACCAGGTCGGCGACGAGCTCCTCAAGACGGTGGCGCAGCGCCTGCAATCCTGCCTGCGCGACTCCGACATGGTGGCGCGCCAGGGCGGCGACGAGTTCGTGCTGGTGCTGCAGAACCAGACCGGCGAAGCCGGCATCGCCGAGGTAATGCAGCGCATCCTGGCGGCGGTGTCGCGCCCGTGGCAGGCCGGCGACCGCGAATTCCACATCACGTCAAGCATCGGCGTGAGCCGCTATCCGGCCGACGGCCGCGACGTCGAGACCCTGCTCAAGAACGCCGATTCGGCCATGTACAAGGCCAAGGAGCAGGGGCGCAACAACTTCCAGTTCTTCGCGCCCTGGATGGACACCCAGGTCAGCAACCGCCTGGAAATGCTGATCAGCTTGCGCCGCGCGCTCGACCAGCAGGAGTTCAAGCTGTACTACCAGCCCAAGCTGAGCCTGAAGGACGGCCGCATCATCGGCGCCGAGGCGCTGATCCGCTGGGATTCGCCGGAGCAGGGCATGGTCCCGCCCGACCGTTTCATCCCCTTTGCCGAAGAGGCCGGGCTGATCGTGCCCATCGGCGAGTGGGTGCTGCGCACCGCCTGTCGCCAGAATAAGGCCTGGCAGGATGCAGGCCTGCCGCCGATCCCGGTGGCGGTGAACCTGTCGCCGCGCCAGATGAACCAGGCCTTGCCCGAATTCGTGGCCGGGGTGCTGGCCCAGAGCGGCTTGTCGGCCGCCTGGCTGGAGCTGGAGATCACCGAGAACGTGGTCATGAAGGACGCCGAAAAAACCGTGGCCACGCTGCATACCCTGAAGCGACTGGGGCTGCAGATCTCGGTGGACGACTTCGGCACCGGCTACTCCAGCCTGTCCTATCTGCGCCGTTTCCCGGTGGACGCGCTCAAGATCGACAAGTCCTTCGTGCGCGACATCGCCCGCGACGCCGACAGCGCAGCCATCGTCAAGGCGGTGATCTCGCTGGCGCACATCCTCAACCTGCGGGTCATCGCCGAGGGCGTGGAGGATGAGGAGCAGCATGCTTTCCTGAGGGAAAATGGCTGCGATCAGGTGCAGGGTTATTACTTTGGCAAGCCGATGAGCGCCGATGACTTCACCGCGCGGCTGGAGTTGGAGGCGCGCCGCCTGTCCGGGGACTGA